A window of the Leucoraja erinacea ecotype New England unplaced genomic scaffold, Leri_hhj_1 Leri_184S, whole genome shotgun sequence genome harbors these coding sequences:
- the LOC129716196 gene encoding interferon-induced protein with tetratricopeptide repeats 5-like, whose product MNTMSKTVRDLLKEKLDQLQCHFTWGPQKETIDLDDMMHRLQDSIDLNLKYKARTCNQFAFVNSLQGNYEDAIQNLKEAEKILRENYKDAFERRSIITYGNYAWVHYHMGQLTEAQSYLDKLEMICKPLTDGPRYTAMIPEVYGEKGWALLRSAAQYYEEAMECFEKALEEDPNNTEWIMGYATALYRLEAIPGTTENIGQSQSVNHLRRVLELDPEESLAMVMLALKLQENKQKKEANELVQQALQKSPDVPKVLRNAAKFYRLEQAGEKAIELLKKALGITPHSSVLHDQIGMCYRVQLLEVFKNPLSSDRQNPEFHQKMVLIDHCKHHFGKAFEHRPRTAIKSQLDYADICLRNGENSKAGEVYSKLLELEGIRPDNMQRIWLQAGLFQLHKRKSDSNAVQLFQKGLKIENNSKVWKMCYENLDKWAEKKLCRDPHDSKALGVKGLLHQIDGDKSEAIEYFEEALEFDPSNEEYLSALCELRLSLEEHHDL is encoded by the coding sequence CAAAACAGTGAGGGATTTGTTAAAGGAGAAGCTCGATCAGCTTCAGTGCCACTTCACGTGGGGCCCACAGAAGGAGACCATTGACCTGGATGATATGATGCACAGATTACAAGATTCTATAGATCTGAATTTGAAGTATAAGGCCAGGACCTGCAACCAATTTGCATTTGTAAACAGCCTGCAGGGCAACTATGAAGACGCTATTCAAAACTTAAAGGAAGCTGAAAAGATTCTAAGGGAGAACTACAAAGATGCATTTGAAAGAAGAAGCATCATCACCTATGGAAACTATGCTTGGGTGCATTACCACATGGGACAACTGACCGAGGCCCAATCCTACCTCGACAAGCTGGAGATGATCTGTAAACCGCTCACTGATGGCCCTCGCTATACAGCAATGATACCTGaagtgtatggggagaagggatgggcatTGTTGAGATCGGCAGCTCAATACTATGAGGAGGCCATGGAATGTTTTGAGAAAGCTCTGGAGGAAGATCCCAATAACACGGAGTGGATCATGGGCTATGCAACTGCTCTGTATCGTCTGGAAGCAATTCCTGGAACCACAGAGAATATAGGTCAGAGTCAGAGCGTGAATCATCTGAGACGTGTTCTGGAGCTTGATCCAGAGGAATCTTTGGCTATGGTGATGTTGGCCCTAAAACTGCAAGAGAACAAGCAAAAGAAGGAAGCAAATGAATTAGTTCAACAAGCCTTACAGAAAAGCCCTGATGTTCCAAAAGTGCTTCGCAATGCGGCAAAATTTTACAGACTAGAACAAGCTGGGGAAAAGGCAATTGAGCTGCTGAAAAAAGCATTAGGAATCACTCCACACAGCAGTGTCCTACATGACCAAATAGGTATGTGCTATAGAGTGCAACTACTTGAAGTGTTCAAAAATCCATTGAGCTCTGATCGTCAAAATCCTGAATTtcatcagaaaatggtgttgatcGATCATTGCAAGCATCACTTTGGAAAGGCATTTGAACACCGTCCAAGGACAGCTATTAAATCACAACTAGATTATGCAGACATCTGTCTAAGAAATGGAGAGAATTCCAAAGCAGGGGAGGTCtacagcaaactgctggagttagAGGGAATTCGTCCAGATAATATGCAGAGAATATGGTTACAGGCTGGCTTATTTCAACTGCACAAGAGAAAGTCTGATTCAAATGCTGTCCAATTGTTCCAGAAAGGACTGAAGATTGAAAATAACTCCAAAGTATGGAAAATGTGTTATGAAAATTTGGACAAGTGGGCAGAAAAGAAACTTTGCAGGGATCCACATGATAGCAAGGCACTTGGTGTCAAAGGGTTACTGCATCAGATAGATGGGGACAAGTCCGAAGCTATTGAATACTTTGAAGAGGCCTTGGAATTCGATCCAAGCAATGAAGAATATCTCAGTGCTCTTTGTGAATTGCGCCTTTCGTTAGAAGAACATCATGACCTTTGA